A single window of Microbacterium oryzae DNA harbors:
- a CDS encoding tryptophan-rich sensory protein: MDTTRKAGGRDILRQVAVISATCFMLVAAMVGVGLFGGTAVQDLQGGALDADASYLAPARPAFSIWTPIYIGLVLYAVWQALPGQRVNPRQRAIGWWIAASEVLNGCWLLAAQFLNLPATVAVIFALAAVLAVTFRVAVRAPGDGVVSAVLVDGVTGLHLGWVTLATVANTAAWLTQTAPADWADAAAVFGIAVLAVVALIGVALGWRGRGRLAPALALAWGLSWLAVGRLSDEPASAAIGVTAVTVAVIVLVAAVVFRLSRGARRA; the protein is encoded by the coding sequence ATGGACACGACGCGGAAGGCGGGAGGGCGGGACATCCTGCGGCAGGTCGCCGTGATCTCGGCCACCTGCTTCATGCTCGTCGCGGCCATGGTCGGCGTGGGCCTCTTCGGCGGCACGGCCGTGCAGGACCTGCAGGGCGGCGCGCTCGACGCCGACGCCTCGTATCTCGCTCCCGCTCGTCCCGCCTTCTCCATCTGGACCCCGATCTACATCGGCCTCGTGCTGTACGCGGTCTGGCAGGCGCTGCCGGGGCAGCGCGTCAACCCCCGGCAGCGTGCGATCGGATGGTGGATCGCCGCCTCCGAGGTGCTCAACGGCTGCTGGCTGCTCGCCGCGCAGTTCCTGAACCTCCCCGCCACCGTGGCGGTCATCTTCGCGCTCGCCGCCGTGCTCGCCGTCACCTTCCGGGTCGCCGTCCGCGCGCCGGGCGACGGCGTCGTCTCGGCGGTGCTCGTCGACGGTGTCACCGGTCTGCACCTCGGCTGGGTGACGCTCGCGACGGTGGCGAACACCGCCGCCTGGCTCACCCAGACGGCGCCCGCTGACTGGGCCGACGCCGCCGCCGTGTTCGGCATCGCCGTGCTCGCGGTGGTCGCGCTGATCGGCGTGGCCCTCGGATGGCGGGGGCGCGGCCGACTGGCGCCCGCTCTCGCGCTCGCGTGGGGGCTCTCGTGGCTCGCGGTGGGGCGGCTGTCGGACGAGCCCGCGAGCGCGGCCATCGGCGTCACCGCGGTCACGGTGGCCGTCATCGTGCTCGTCGCGGCCGTGGTGTTCCGTCTGAGCCGGGGAG
- a CDS encoding glutaminase has product MDDLHGLLADARSRLVARPREGLGELRRPGRLRSALGGRPRIVRVGEAWHLGVLLLTDDALLATGTILRAAEEVRRGYAAESQRQRAEVRAAAFRGGFAEGETLHVDWTPVDVDAVARGAADGPLSWQDGALMVRWSSAGFLRPLAPYLAEQIELLGG; this is encoded by the coding sequence GTGGACGATCTGCACGGGCTGCTGGCCGACGCGCGCTCGCGCCTGGTCGCTCGACCGCGCGAGGGGCTCGGCGAGCTGCGTCGCCCCGGGCGCCTGCGCAGCGCGCTCGGCGGGCGGCCCCGCATCGTCCGGGTCGGGGAGGCGTGGCACCTGGGCGTGCTCCTGCTGACGGACGACGCGCTCCTCGCGACCGGGACCATCCTGCGCGCGGCCGAGGAGGTGCGCCGCGGCTACGCGGCGGAGTCGCAGCGGCAGCGGGCCGAGGTGCGGGCAGCGGCGTTCCGCGGCGGCTTCGCGGAGGGCGAGACGCTGCACGTCGACTGGACGCCCGTCGATGTCGATGCGGTCGCCCGCGGCGCGGCGGATGGCCCGCTCTCCTGGCAGGACGGCGCCCTGATGGTGAGGTGGTCGTCGGCCGGTTTCCTGCGGCCGCTCGCGCCCTACCTCGCGGAGCAGATCGAGCTCCTGGGCGGCTAG
- a CDS encoding GTP pyrophosphokinase: protein MSSIPVDDDMLEQARAMRDEMQRFLNEYRFGMREIETKLSILREDFEQQHSYNPIEHVSSRLKTLDSIAEKADRKGIEPTIEAIRSQLLDIAGVRVTCSFVTDAYRLFHLLAGQDDVTVVQVKDYIAHPKPNGYKSLHAIVEVPVFLSTGTVPVPVEVQFRTIAMDFWASLEHKIYYKYASQVPARLTDSLRDAALTAAELDDRMERLHRELHGERPAPIAPLQLLARTDDDSPTPA from the coding sequence ATGAGCTCGATCCCCGTCGACGACGACATGCTCGAGCAGGCGCGGGCGATGCGCGACGAGATGCAGCGATTCCTCAACGAATACCGCTTCGGCATGCGCGAGATCGAGACGAAGCTCTCCATCCTGCGCGAGGACTTCGAGCAGCAGCACTCCTACAACCCGATCGAGCACGTCTCCAGCCGGCTGAAGACGCTCGACAGCATCGCCGAGAAGGCGGATCGCAAGGGCATCGAGCCGACGATCGAGGCCATCCGCTCGCAGCTGCTCGACATCGCCGGCGTCCGCGTCACGTGCAGCTTCGTCACCGACGCCTACCGGCTGTTCCATCTGCTCGCCGGTCAGGACGACGTGACCGTCGTCCAGGTGAAGGACTACATCGCGCACCCGAAGCCGAACGGCTACAAGAGCCTGCACGCGATCGTCGAGGTGCCGGTGTTCCTCTCCACGGGAACGGTGCCGGTGCCCGTGGAGGTGCAGTTCCGCACCATCGCCATGGACTTCTGGGCCAGCCTCGAGCACAAGATCTACTACAAGTACGCCAGCCAGGTGCCCGCTCGGCTCACCGACAGCCTGCGTGACGCCGCGCTCACCGCGGCCGAGCTCGATGACCGGATGGAGCGGCTCCACCGGGAGCTGCACGGCGAGCGCCCCGCGCCGATCGCTCCGCTGCAGCTGCTGGCGCGCACAGACGACGACAGCCCGACCCCGGCGTAG
- a CDS encoding ATP-dependent DNA ligase, producing MGKFIYGLGGDSVELDDRTLAHLRIVVMNKLRRSEPFMFDASLGEGTGRRSFWLHPAVPLQFQFSGGRSPRLNRLWLDELMKAASGPSGLTIMPEPTEPVEAPAADPV from the coding sequence GTGGGCAAATTCATCTACGGACTCGGCGGCGACTCGGTCGAACTCGACGATCGCACGCTTGCGCATCTGCGCATCGTCGTCATGAACAAGCTCCGCCGGTCTGAGCCCTTCATGTTCGACGCTTCGCTCGGCGAGGGCACCGGACGCCGCAGCTTCTGGCTGCACCCGGCCGTGCCGCTCCAGTTCCAGTTCTCCGGCGGGCGCTCGCCGCGCCTCAACCGCCTGTGGCTCGACGAGCTCATGAAGGCGGCCAGCGGACCCTCCGGCCTGACGATCATGCCCGAGCCGACGGAGCCCGTCGAGGCGCCCGCGGCCGACCCGGTCTGA
- a CDS encoding SRPBCC family protein codes for MVTSLVAEIEVDAPIAEVYQQWTQVESFPEYLGAVWSVLPIDRVRSRWAVNLDGFTEEFYADIVEQTPERRIEWQSTDGVFHRGLVELAESGDSTRVTLRMEWEPEGMLESFGASVGVDPRQAEQDLQRFKQFMEARRSSVT; via the coding sequence ATGGTCACGTCGCTCGTTGCCGAGATCGAGGTCGACGCGCCCATCGCCGAGGTCTATCAGCAGTGGACGCAGGTGGAGAGCTTCCCCGAGTACCTCGGCGCGGTGTGGTCGGTGCTTCCGATCGATCGCGTCCGATCCCGCTGGGCGGTGAATCTCGACGGCTTCACCGAGGAGTTCTACGCCGACATCGTCGAGCAGACTCCCGAACGTCGCATCGAATGGCAGAGCACCGACGGCGTCTTCCATCGCGGGCTCGTCGAGCTCGCGGAGTCGGGGGACAGCACGCGCGTCACCCTGCGGATGGAGTGGGAGCCGGAGGGGATGCTCGAGTCGTTCGGCGCGTCGGTGGGAGTGGACCCTCGGCAGGCCGAGCAGGACCTCCAGCGGTTCAAGCAGTTCATGGAGGCGCGGCGCTCGTCGGTGACGTGA
- a CDS encoding DUF6766 family protein has protein sequence MRTFLRDNALSLVFLGIFLATLVAQAFVGHADNNEELRRHDQAVISLGEFVTSSAFVVDVAENWQSEFLQFFVFILATVWLVQRGSPESKQPGDEGRGDDEDQLVGAYARPDSPRWARASGWRRSLYGNSLLIWMGAIFVLSWFAQSLAGLVVANDEAAQHGEAAETWLGYVASPEFWNRTLQNWQSEFLAVGCMVAFSIYLRQRGSAESKPVGLPHAETAVESD, from the coding sequence ATGCGCACGTTCCTCCGAGACAACGCCCTCTCGCTGGTCTTCCTCGGCATCTTCCTCGCCACCCTCGTCGCGCAGGCCTTCGTCGGGCATGCCGACAACAACGAGGAGCTGCGGCGTCACGACCAGGCCGTCATCTCGCTCGGCGAGTTCGTGACGTCGTCCGCGTTCGTGGTGGACGTCGCGGAGAACTGGCAGAGCGAGTTCCTGCAGTTCTTCGTCTTCATCCTCGCCACGGTGTGGCTCGTGCAGCGGGGATCGCCCGAGTCCAAGCAGCCCGGCGACGAGGGACGCGGTGACGACGAGGATCAGCTCGTCGGCGCCTACGCCCGCCCCGATTCGCCGCGCTGGGCGCGGGCGAGCGGATGGCGGCGCTCGCTCTACGGGAACTCCCTCCTCATCTGGATGGGTGCGATCTTCGTCCTGTCGTGGTTCGCGCAGTCCCTGGCCGGGCTCGTGGTCGCGAACGACGAGGCCGCACAGCACGGGGAGGCGGCGGAGACGTGGCTCGGATACGTCGCGAGCCCGGAGTTCTGGAATCGCACGCTGCAGAACTGGCAGTCGGAGTTCCTCGCGGTGGGCTGCATGGTCGCGTTCTCCATCTATCTGCGCCAGCGCGGATCGGCGGAGTCGAAGCCGGTGGGGCTCCCGCACGCGGAGACCGCGGTCGAGTCCGACTGA
- a CDS encoding ABC-F family ATP-binding cassette domain-containing protein, which yields MTATLVAGGLAGGYGHRTLFSSVDLTVSPGDVVGVVGANGAGKSTLLRILGGVLDPQDGTVSLAPSDAFVGYLPQEHERVAGESVAAYIARRTGCVAASADLDVAAAALADPSLAPEGVGADDLYARALDRWLASGAADLEERIPAVLADLGLDLDTAGAEQTMMTSLSGGQAARVGLAALLLSRFDIALLDEPTNDLDLDGLERLEAFVRGVRGGVVLVSHDREFLARCVTRVLELDLAQSSNRVYGGGYEAYLEERATARRHAREAYDEFADKKADLVSRARTQREWSSQGVRNAMRKSPDSDKIRRKAATESSEKQAQKVRQMESRIARLDEVEEPRKEWQLQFTIGAAPRSSTVVSTLSGAVIRQGGFTLGPVSLQVNVGDRIGITGPNGAGKSTLLAALLGRRAPDEGIASLGASVRIGEIDQARSLLVGDEPLARRFEEIVPDLPPAEVRTLLAKFGLKAEHVGRPVGELSPGERTRAGLAVLQATGVNLLVLDEPTNHLDVVAIEQLEQALESYEGTLLLVTHDRRMLENVRTERRWSVEAGSVREL from the coding sequence ATGACCGCGACCCTCGTGGCCGGCGGTCTCGCCGGCGGATACGGCCACCGCACGCTCTTCTCATCGGTGGACCTCACCGTCTCCCCCGGCGACGTCGTGGGCGTCGTCGGCGCGAACGGCGCCGGCAAGTCCACCCTCCTGCGCATCCTCGGCGGCGTGCTCGACCCGCAGGATGGCACGGTCTCGCTCGCGCCATCCGATGCGTTCGTCGGCTACCTGCCGCAGGAGCACGAGCGCGTCGCCGGCGAGAGCGTCGCCGCCTACATCGCACGGCGGACCGGGTGCGTCGCGGCGAGCGCCGACCTCGACGTCGCGGCGGCCGCGCTCGCGGACCCCTCCCTCGCTCCCGAGGGAGTGGGCGCCGACGACCTCTACGCGCGGGCTCTCGACCGGTGGCTCGCCAGCGGAGCAGCCGACCTCGAGGAGCGCATCCCGGCGGTGCTCGCCGACCTCGGTCTCGATCTCGACACCGCGGGCGCCGAGCAGACGATGATGACGTCGCTGTCGGGCGGGCAGGCGGCGCGCGTGGGCCTCGCGGCGCTGCTGCTGTCGCGCTTCGACATCGCGCTCCTCGATGAGCCGACCAACGACCTGGACCTCGACGGGCTCGAGCGCCTGGAGGCGTTCGTCCGCGGCGTGCGCGGCGGCGTCGTGCTCGTGAGCCACGACCGCGAGTTCCTCGCACGCTGCGTCACGCGCGTGCTGGAGCTCGACCTCGCGCAGTCGTCCAACCGCGTCTACGGCGGCGGCTACGAGGCGTACCTCGAGGAGCGCGCGACCGCACGACGGCACGCGCGCGAGGCGTACGACGAGTTCGCCGACAAGAAGGCCGACCTCGTGTCCCGCGCCCGCACCCAGCGCGAGTGGTCGAGTCAGGGTGTGCGCAACGCGATGCGGAAGTCCCCCGACAGCGACAAGATCCGACGGAAGGCCGCGACCGAGTCGTCGGAGAAGCAGGCGCAGAAGGTGCGTCAGATGGAGAGCCGCATCGCGCGCCTCGACGAGGTCGAGGAGCCCCGCAAGGAGTGGCAGCTGCAGTTCACGATCGGCGCCGCCCCGCGCTCGAGCACGGTCGTGTCCACGCTGTCGGGCGCCGTCATCCGGCAGGGCGGCTTCACCCTCGGGCCGGTCTCGCTGCAGGTGAACGTCGGCGACCGCATCGGGATCACCGGGCCGAACGGCGCCGGCAAGTCCACCCTGCTCGCCGCTCTCCTCGGGCGTCGCGCCCCCGACGAGGGCATCGCGAGCCTCGGCGCCAGCGTGCGCATCGGCGAGATCGACCAGGCGCGCTCGCTGCTCGTGGGCGACGAGCCGCTCGCGAGACGCTTCGAGGAGATCGTGCCCGACCTGCCGCCGGCCGAGGTGCGCACGCTGCTGGCGAAGTTCGGGCTCAAGGCCGAGCACGTCGGGCGGCCCGTCGGCGAGCTCTCGCCCGGAGAGCGCACGCGCGCGGGCCTCGCGGTGCTGCAGGCCACGGGCGTGAACCTCCTCGTGCTCGACGAGCCGACGAATCACCTCGACGTCGTCGCGATCGAGCAGCTCGAGCAGGCGCTCGAGAGCTACGAGGGCACGCTGCTTCTCGTCACGCACGACCGCCGCATGCTGGAGAACGTGCGCACCGAGCGGCGCTGGAGCGTCGAGGCGGGAAGCGTCCGCGAGCTCTGA
- a CDS encoding ABC transporter substrate-binding protein, translated as MRTPGHHHPLAISTAVGAASLLALTGCAVGTGGGDDSGAEYSSDTTLEGELSVMGFSGVDEVATTRMDFAKQELGDGVEVKLTEGELDLQQFLSAAATGDPPDLIYANRDQIGSLAARGAILPLDRCYEGEGIDDDAFVEPALAQVTLNDEIYGVPEFNTVQITMANADLLDGAGLSIEDVNGSDWDAMAAANEALTRSDGGSLAVIGVDSKLPEFFPLWARANGADLLSEDGREAHLDDPAAVAALEWAVGIYDAQGGFGDVKALRDSADFFGEGNQFASGVLGAMPMEQWYVNVLNDVSPDAPLAFDTVRDHDGEPIAYASGSAWAIPSGAENPQAACRWARAMTSVDAWLAAAQARLDLREEEGKPFTGILTGNAEADEQIHDMTTSGGEPWDSGVAAVYEVNEHTFSLPANPADAEFEAALNDAINDVLSGDAEAADALARAQETAQQALDDAWAKVEEGS; from the coding sequence ATGCGCACACCAGGGCACCACCATCCGCTCGCCATCTCGACCGCCGTCGGCGCGGCGTCGCTGCTGGCCCTCACGGGCTGCGCGGTCGGCACCGGGGGCGGCGACGACTCCGGCGCCGAGTACTCCTCCGACACGACGCTCGAGGGCGAGCTGTCGGTCATGGGGTTCTCGGGCGTCGACGAGGTCGCGACCACCCGGATGGACTTCGCGAAGCAGGAGCTCGGCGACGGCGTCGAGGTGAAGCTCACCGAGGGCGAGCTCGACCTCCAGCAGTTCCTGTCGGCCGCCGCGACCGGCGATCCGCCCGACCTCATCTACGCCAACCGCGACCAGATCGGCTCACTCGCCGCGCGCGGGGCCATCCTGCCGCTCGACCGCTGCTACGAGGGCGAGGGCATCGACGACGACGCGTTCGTGGAGCCCGCGCTCGCGCAGGTGACGCTGAACGACGAGATCTACGGGGTGCCGGAGTTCAACACCGTGCAGATCACGATGGCGAACGCCGACCTGCTGGATGGCGCCGGCCTGTCCATCGAGGACGTCAACGGATCGGACTGGGACGCGATGGCGGCCGCGAACGAGGCCCTCACCCGCAGCGACGGCGGCTCGCTCGCCGTCATCGGCGTGGACAGCAAGCTGCCGGAGTTCTTCCCGCTGTGGGCGCGCGCGAACGGCGCCGACCTCCTCAGCGAGGACGGGCGCGAGGCGCACCTCGACGACCCCGCCGCGGTGGCGGCGCTCGAATGGGCGGTCGGCATCTACGACGCCCAGGGCGGGTTCGGCGACGTGAAGGCGCTGCGCGACTCGGCCGACTTCTTCGGCGAGGGCAACCAGTTCGCCAGCGGCGTCCTCGGCGCGATGCCGATGGAGCAGTGGTACGTGAACGTCCTCAACGACGTCTCCCCCGACGCGCCGCTCGCGTTCGACACCGTCCGCGACCATGACGGGGAGCCGATCGCGTACGCGTCCGGCTCGGCCTGGGCCATCCCCTCGGGCGCCGAGAACCCGCAGGCCGCGTGCCGCTGGGCGCGCGCGATGACCTCGGTCGACGCCTGGCTGGCCGCGGCTCAGGCGCGCCTCGACCTGCGCGAGGAGGAGGGCAAGCCGTTCACGGGCATCCTCACCGGCAATGCGGAGGCCGACGAGCAGATCCACGACATGACCACCTCGGGCGGAGAGCCGTGGGACAGCGGCGTCGCCGCCGTGTACGAGGTCAACGAGCACACGTTCTCGCTGCCCGCGAACCCCGCCGATGCGGAGTTCGAGGCCGCCCTGAACGACGCGATCAACGACGTGCTGTCGGGCGACGCCGAGGCCGCCGATGCGCTCGCGCGGGCGCAGGAGACCGCACAGCAGGCGCTCGACGACGCGTGGGCCAAGGTCGAGGAGGGGTCGTGA
- a CDS encoding carbohydrate ABC transporter permease — protein MKRRDTRAALLFLSPWIVGFAVFTAWPILYSGYLSLTDYDVINDPAFIGFENYARLFSDPKVALALGNTLFFTAVQVPAYVIVSLALAVLLQQAGRASGFFRTVFFLPKMTPPVAVGILFLLLFNGQSGLFNAALGVVGIDGPSWTTDGSWVKPGLVIMSLWTVGSSVLILLAALRGVPEELYDSAKIDGAGSWRRLTSVTLPMISPALFFVVVVNTIAGLQTFDEAYTAFFGAGNTTYANDAALFYVIYLFQQAFEFLHMGYASAMAWLLFLIVMIVTAIQMVVSRRLVHYEGASR, from the coding sequence GTGAAGCGGCGCGACACGCGCGCGGCCCTCCTCTTCCTCAGCCCCTGGATCGTCGGCTTCGCCGTCTTCACCGCCTGGCCCATCCTCTACAGCGGATACCTCTCGCTGACGGACTACGACGTCATCAACGACCCCGCGTTCATCGGCTTCGAGAACTACGCGCGGCTGTTCTCGGACCCGAAGGTGGCGCTCGCGCTCGGCAACACCCTGTTCTTCACCGCGGTGCAGGTGCCGGCGTACGTCATCGTGTCGCTCGCGCTGGCGGTGCTGCTGCAGCAAGCGGGGCGGGCCTCGGGGTTCTTCCGGACCGTCTTCTTCCTGCCGAAGATGACCCCGCCGGTCGCCGTGGGCATCCTCTTCCTGCTCCTGTTCAACGGTCAGAGCGGGCTCTTCAACGCCGCCCTCGGGGTCGTCGGCATCGACGGCCCCTCGTGGACCACCGACGGGTCGTGGGTGAAGCCCGGCCTCGTCATCATGAGCCTGTGGACCGTGGGCTCGTCGGTGCTCATCCTCCTCGCCGCTCTCCGCGGCGTGCCGGAGGAGCTGTACGACTCGGCGAAGATCGACGGCGCAGGATCCTGGCGGCGTCTGACGAGCGTGACGCTGCCGATGATCAGCCCCGCGCTGTTCTTCGTCGTCGTCGTGAACACCATCGCGGGCCTGCAGACCTTCGACGAGGCGTACACGGCGTTCTTCGGCGCGGGCAACACGACGTACGCGAACGACGCCGCGCTGTTCTACGTCATCTACCTCTTCCAGCAGGCGTTCGAGTTCCTGCACATGGGATACGCCTCGGCGATGGCGTGGCTGCTCTTCCTCATCGTGATGATCGTCACCGCCATCCAGATGGTCGTCTCGCGCCGGCTGGTGCATTACGAGGGGGCGTCGCGATGA
- a CDS encoding carbohydrate ABC transporter permease — MSADVDVVPAAAPRPQPPVARPARRRATSPRRRVVRWVVGIALVAAGIVFAYPFVWLISASFKPRGEVFDNRLIPKTFTWDNYVQVWQEAPLALWLLNTAIVTVLAAGAVTISSAMVAWGFSYYRFRGRGVLFALVLGSMMLPGAVTMIPTFLIWNALGQVGSLTPMWAHNLFGSAFYIFLLRQFMLALPRDLFDAARVDGANAWQLFWRIALPLSRPAIAVTLVFEVQAVWTDLMRSLIYLRDASTFTIPRGLKALVDAFGFGGEWHWEILVTASVITTLPMIVLFFVAQRHIVEGVVAGGVKG, encoded by the coding sequence ATGAGCGCCGACGTGGATGTCGTCCCCGCGGCGGCTCCCCGGCCGCAGCCGCCCGTCGCCCGCCCGGCGCGCCGGCGCGCGACGTCACCCCGCCGCCGCGTCGTGCGCTGGGTGGTCGGCATCGCGCTCGTCGCCGCCGGCATCGTGTTCGCGTACCCGTTCGTGTGGCTCATCAGCGCCTCGTTCAAGCCGCGCGGCGAGGTGTTCGACAACCGGCTCATCCCGAAGACCTTCACGTGGGACAACTACGTCCAGGTCTGGCAGGAGGCGCCGCTCGCGCTCTGGCTGCTCAACACCGCGATCGTCACGGTGCTCGCCGCCGGCGCGGTGACGATCTCCAGCGCGATGGTGGCATGGGGCTTCTCGTACTACCGGTTCCGGGGCCGCGGCGTGCTGTTCGCGCTCGTGCTGGGTTCGATGATGCTGCCGGGTGCGGTCACGATGATCCCCACGTTCCTCATCTGGAACGCGCTCGGGCAGGTCGGCTCGCTGACCCCGATGTGGGCGCACAACCTCTTCGGCAGCGCGTTCTACATCTTCCTGCTGCGGCAGTTCATGCTGGCGCTGCCGCGTGATCTGTTCGACGCCGCCCGCGTCGACGGCGCGAACGCCTGGCAGCTGTTCTGGCGCATCGCGCTGCCGCTGTCGCGCCCCGCGATCGCCGTGACGCTGGTGTTCGAGGTGCAGGCGGTGTGGACCGATCTCATGCGCTCGCTCATCTACCTCCGCGATGCGTCGACCTTCACCATCCCCCGCGGTCTCAAGGCCCTCGTCGACGCGTTCGGCTTCGGCGGCGAGTGGCACTGGGAGATCCTCGTGACCGCCAGCGTCATCACGACGCTGCCGATGATCGTGCTGTTCTTCGTCGCGCAGCGCCACATCGTCGAGGGGGTGGTCGCCGGCGGCGTGAAGGGCTGA
- a CDS encoding SDR family NAD(P)-dependent oxidoreductase, whose amino-acid sequence MDVSGGSAIVTGGASGLGLATARELAGAGAHVVIVDLPHAPGEVAAGHIHGSFAPADVTDGPAIERALDVAEQHGPLRAVVHCAGRISPVRLVERDGSPGSLETFEQVVRVNLVGTFNVLRLAAARMARNAPQDGERGVCVLTASVAAFEGQIGQIPYTASKAGVVGMTLVAARDLASKLIRVVTIAPGTFETPMLATLPEDVRASLAAAVPHPARLGHPEEFAALAAHIVANPMLNGETIRLDGAIRMPPR is encoded by the coding sequence ATGGACGTCTCCGGCGGATCGGCGATCGTCACCGGCGGCGCGTCGGGGCTCGGCCTCGCCACCGCCCGCGAGCTGGCCGGCGCGGGCGCGCACGTCGTCATCGTGGACCTCCCCCACGCGCCGGGCGAGGTGGCGGCCGGGCACATCCACGGGTCGTTCGCCCCGGCCGACGTGACGGATGGCCCCGCCATCGAGCGCGCGCTGGACGTCGCGGAGCAGCACGGGCCGCTGCGGGCGGTGGTGCACTGCGCGGGCCGGATCTCGCCCGTCCGCCTCGTGGAGCGCGACGGCTCCCCCGGGTCGCTCGAGACCTTCGAGCAGGTCGTGCGCGTGAACCTCGTCGGCACGTTCAACGTGCTGCGCCTCGCGGCCGCGCGGATGGCGAGGAACGCCCCGCAGGACGGCGAGCGCGGCGTCTGCGTGCTCACCGCGTCGGTCGCCGCCTTCGAGGGGCAGATCGGCCAGATCCCCTACACCGCGTCGAAGGCGGGCGTCGTCGGGATGACCCTCGTCGCGGCCCGCGACCTCGCCTCGAAGCTCATCCGCGTCGTGACGATCGCGCCCGGCACATTCGAGACCCCGATGCTGGCGACGCTGCCCGAAGACGTCCGCGCGTCGCTCGCGGCGGCCGTCCCGCACCCCGCCCGCCTCGGCCATCCGGAGGAATTCGCCGCGCTCGCCGCGCACATCGTGGCGAACCCCATGCTCAACGGCGAGACCATCCGATTGGACGGAGCCATCCGCATGCCGCCGCGCTGA
- a CDS encoding MmgE/PrpD family protein, which produces MTVVHPVRMYRSDEPLPREEQLAWKIAEVAADPVAVEQDVVDMVINRVIDNAAVAAASLTRGPVVSARAQALDHPVSRGGAGGTVFGCALEARTSPEWAAWANGVAVRELDYHDTFLAAEYSHPGDNIPPILAVAQHVGADGAALVRGIATGYEIQMDLVRAISLHKHKIDHVAHLGPSAAAGIGTLLGLDPEVIYQAVSQALHTTTATRQSRKGEISTWKAHAPAFAGKMAVEAVDRALRGQTSPSPIYEGEDGVIAWLLDGPEGRYEVPLPAPGEPKRAILDSYTKEHSAEYQAQAWIDLARRLGAAHPELRDPANVRSIVLHTSHHTHVVIGSGSGDPQKYDPTASRETLDHSIPYIFTVALQDGGWHHVHSYAPDRAARADTVALWQKVTTALDEEWTRRYHSEDPDEKAFGGRVEITLADGSTLVDEIAVADAHPLGARPFTRPDYIAKFRLLAEPVLSPEEIDRFLDLAERLPTLTAAEVAELSIVARPGVLDATPLPKGLF; this is translated from the coding sequence ATGACCGTCGTCCACCCCGTCCGCATGTATCGCAGCGATGAGCCGCTTCCCCGTGAGGAGCAGCTGGCGTGGAAGATCGCGGAGGTGGCCGCCGATCCGGTCGCGGTGGAGCAGGACGTCGTGGACATGGTGATCAACCGCGTCATCGACAACGCGGCGGTGGCGGCCGCATCGCTCACGCGCGGACCGGTGGTCTCGGCGCGTGCGCAGGCGCTGGATCACCCGGTCTCTCGCGGCGGGGCGGGTGGGACGGTGTTCGGCTGCGCGCTCGAGGCGCGCACGAGTCCGGAGTGGGCGGCGTGGGCGAATGGCGTGGCGGTGCGGGAGCTGGACTACCACGACACGTTCCTCGCGGCGGAGTACTCGCACCCGGGTGACAACATCCCTCCGATCCTCGCGGTGGCGCAGCATGTCGGGGCGGATGGTGCGGCCCTGGTCCGCGGGATCGCGACCGGGTACGAGATCCAGATGGATCTCGTCCGGGCGATCAGCCTGCACAAGCACAAGATCGATCACGTGGCGCATCTCGGGCCGTCCGCTGCGGCGGGCATCGGCACGCTCCTCGGGCTGGACCCGGAGGTGATCTACCAGGCCGTCTCGCAGGCGCTGCACACGACGACCGCGACGCGGCAGTCCCGCAAGGGCGAGATCTCGACGTGGAAGGCGCACGCCCCGGCGTTCGCGGGGAAGATGGCCGTCGAGGCCGTCGACCGGGCGCTGCGCGGGCAGACGTCGCCGTCGCCGATCTACGAGGGCGAGGACGGCGTCATCGCCTGGCTGCTGGATGGCCCGGAGGGCCGCTACGAGGTGCCGCTGCCCGCGCCCGGGGAGCCCAAGCGCGCCATCCTCGACTCGTACACGAAGGAGCACTCGGCGGAGTACCAGGCGCAGGCGTGGATCGACCTCGCCCGCCGGCTGGGGGCTGCGCACCCGGAGCTGCGCGACCCGGCCAACGTCCGCTCGATCGTGCTGCACACCTCGCACCACACGCACGTCGTGATCGGATCGGGCTCGGGCGACCCGCAGAAGTACGACCCCACCGCGTCGCGGGAGACCCTCGACCATTCGATCCCGTACATCTTCACCGTCGCGCTGCAGGACGGCGGCTGGCACCACGTCCACTCGTACGCCCCCGACCGCGCCGCGCGTGCGGACACCGTCGCGCTGTGGCAGAAGGTCACCACCGCGCTCGATGAGGAGTGGACGCGCCGATACCACTCGGAGGACCCGGACGAGAAGGCCTTCGGCGGGCGGGTGGAGATCACCCTCGCCGACGGGTCGACCCTCGTCGACGAGATCGCCGTCGCCGACGCGCACCCGCTCGGCGCGCGCCCGTTCACCCGGCCGGACTACATCGCGAAGTTCCGGCTCCTGGCCGAGCCCGTGCTCTCGCCGGAGGAGATCGACCGCTTCCTCGACCTCGCCGAGCGCCTGCCCACGCTGACGGCGGCGGAGGTCGCGGAGCTGTCGATCGTCGCGCGCCC